atgaagaaagaagaagaaagcttAAACCTCGAAAGCTACCTCCTTAGCTACAGAAATTTGGTAGACAACACCAGACCGAAGAATGTGCAGAGAAATAACCTGTAGTTTACACATCATTCGTCGATGTCCTGGACCCACTGCAGACCTTCTAACACTGACTCGACTGCTGTGTTTGGAATGACTAGCCCAACAATCCGATGGTTGTCATCTGTTGTCTCCAGGCGTACGACACGTATCCTCTTGTGAGCCTGTCGGGCCTGCTTATTCAGGGCCTTTTCTACCGCGCCCCACACAGGAAGTATTAGACCACCCAAAACATTAATCTCCTGTAACCTTCTGCCCACAGTACAATcgcttccaagtctgcacttggGCCCAtgcatgcactgcttggacgacaCATCATATTCTTCCTGCCAGCCTTCCCCAGTTTTGCCAGACGATGAGGCCTTCTTGTACTTTCCTTCTAGTTCAGCCAAAGGCATCTCCTTCGAAGCTTCCCCAACGGCAGGGCGAGTTACTCTGTACATTCCTTCCGTTGAGCCTTCAAACGCTAGTATGAAATGCCTTCTGCCCATCCACTCTCTCCGGGACTCGTAAAACCCTTCATTAGAAGAACACGCACCATCTTTCTGCCTTTCTTCAAGCATTGCCTTAGCCGACTCCCAAGTAACTCCCCGGTCAATTGTAAGAGTGAACAATACCGTGGAAGCACCAGATAGGCTATCAACGTGAACTGTCTTCGGCGGTTCTTTCATTTCAACCCTTTTTGCTTTAATATCAACAATACCAGAATCAAGCCGTCCTTCACTTCGTGCATTCTGAATTACTACGTCGAGTATGCTTGTGAAGAGATCAAATAACCTATTCTGGATGTTTGGAGCTAATCCCAGAATACGGTTGAGGAAACGGGCCACATCATGCATATCAGAATCAACAATCCTACCAGTAAGCTTTCCTCCATGTTTTCCAATGCAGATTACAGCATCCCTGATAATTCCAACTGCCACTAACGCAGCTTTTGATCTAGTGATGAATTCTTGGAGACTAGATTGATTCTCAGAGCATCCCAAAGGCACAACTGGAAATGCATCCTGTTCCATTATACCCCTGTACATCAATGTCAGGGCCTTTTTTCCATAACTGCTGTCATAGTTAAAAGCACTAAGTGATGGTCCAGCTCTTCGATCTCCTTGTGTTAAAGCTCCAAGAGACTCTAGTCGCTTTGCCACAATTGATGCAAATCGTTTTTCACCACCAAGGTTGGTAAAAAGAATCCTATATACAGGTGCAGAAGTTTGATTAGAACGATGTGTTCTCCCAAACTGCTGGGTTGCACGGTCTGCACTCCAAGGAAGTTCAAGTGTTATGTGTACTCTTCTTCTCTGATTTTTTACCCTTCGATCAGCATGTAAGGAAACACCAGCTGATCCTGCTTCCGATATTATTGCGATGAACTTTTCTCCGTCCATGAATAGCTGCTTTTCATGCATATTGATCATGTCCAATGCAATTTCTTTCGTGTTCCGCGCCTGGTAAACAACACCTTTTCCATCTGATGCTCTTATTAGCATGCCACGCCTTCCAGTTATTTCTGCAACATTGTCTGGACCACCTAGCTGATCAATGATATCATCTAGAGGATTATTAGGCAAATCTAAAGCACGGATGATTTCTAAAATCTTTGACTTCCTGTCCACTGCACTGTCATATCTCTTTGATAGTTCAGCCATGTAAGCATCTCTCTCTTTAAAATAGCCTTCTATTATCTCCTTGCATGCATAACATAACCAATCATCTGTCAACGTTCCAGTCCATGGTGGAATTGGACAGCCAGGGTGAACACTTGTAGCACAATTGGAACAATGAAGCAACAGGCTCTTCTCCTCCTCGGTATTGCAGATCTGACACATATGCAATTCCTCTTCAGAATCTGTTAATTCATGGTCTGACTCCAATGGAGAGTGCGCATCCattccatcatcactatcttccaTTTTTGCGAGTTTCCTAACTCGTCCTTTTAAGGATACATCGGGTCCATAATGCCGCTTACGCTGGACCTCCGTAACCTTGTCTTCACCTTGCTGAGAACAATCAGGTTTTGGAGGCAAGGGATAGTTATCTTCTACCAGCTTAAGAAGCAACTCTCTAGGGCCAGAAATGAAGTCTTCCATTTCAACACCATATTTTGTGATAGCTTCCTCTGTTCGAGCTTCACCAGTGCTCTGGAGACCAACCACCACACATCTTTCTTCTGCTAAGGCTTCCTTCACCAACTTCACAACAGCAGGTACCTTTGCAGACATACACATATGCCTAAAGAAACGCTGATGGCTGGCCCAGTATAACCGCCATATCTGAGCCGAATTGCTCTTGTCTTCTGCATAGTACTCATTTGCCGATAGGAGCTCAACACGTAACTCAGCCCAAAATTCAGCTGCCTTTCTGTACATATTCATCATTCTGTCCTCTAGAGGTGCCTCCACAACATCAAAATCAACACCCTTATAACTAAGTGTGCGGCAAACATACATGCCCCTAGCTTTCATGTCCATAGCAACAAGTTCAAGGGCACCCACACCACCTTTCTCAAGAGCACCTAGAAATTGGTGAAAACTCTGAAATGATGTTCCGTCCCCCCAGAGACCAAGCCGGACCATGTAGCCTAAATTCCGAGGCTCTGATGCACCAGTTGCTGAGCAGTAAACCACTCGAGCTTCAGGTAACATTTCCTGGATCTCAAGAACTGATTTACCAGTGCGAGTGGGCTGACCTCCTGCCTCAGGAATCAGATTTTTAGCCTTGTGGCACTCATCAAACACCACAAGACCATCGTACTCAGATCCACACCACTCTACCAGCTGCCGCAAACGTGAATACCCTTTCTCAGAGGATGCTATTAAACTGCTATAAGTTACAAAAACAACTCCGTCTGTGATCCCAGTGGCCTTTGAGTCTAACTTAGAATATGGCAGCTTGTTCAACGCGTGCACTTGCACACATTTTGCACCAACATCATCCAGATCTCTGCGGGCATCATATTTCAAGTCTGAACCAATGGAAATCCACAATGCCTTATGCCTCCCCTGTTGCCAATTCTCCCAGATCAATCCAGCAATTGTACGCCCTTTACCAACACCGGCTCCATCACCGATGAAGAAACCTGCTCTAGCACCAGTAGGGAGATGGTGAAGATGCCTCTGACAAGCATACACTATTGTCTCAATCTGTAAGCATGACAATGCCCTGGTCTCATCCAATTCATCCATAATAGCCAGGCTGTAAGTAGGTTCAGGAGGCTGCACCGCTGATAAAGATGAAGTCTCTACCACAGGGTCCGGATGAGGAAGACCAAGAGACAGCTTAGGAGGCCTATAGTCCATGAAAGTTTCACCAACAGTGTCACCTTCGTCTTCCTCGCGCTCAACGTCAAACGCAACCTCGTTGATCTCCtccggcggctcgggcggcgggacCATTGGGGCCATCGGCATGCGCGGCGGCGGCATCATCGGTAGGAAGGGCATGTGCGGCATTGGGACTGGGGGCGCGGGCGGAGGCGGTGGAGGAACGAAGCCCGGcccaggggcggcggcggcaaggaaATGCTGGAGCTTGGAGATGTCGACGGCGAGGTCGACGTCGCACTGCGGGCAGCGGAAGCGGGCGAGGCCGTGCGGCACGTTGAGGATGGCCTTGCAGCGCGCGCAGGGCAGCTGGATCTTGGTGGGGTCCACGCCCTGCGCCCGCGGCCCGGAGCGGCGGGAAGCAGCAGGGAGAGGCGGAGGGGGAGGCGCCGGCTGAGAGTGAGGCtgaggaggaaggggagggggctggGGCGGAGGCGGGGTAGGGGACGCCTTGGGCGGGGAGGAGGAGGGCATGAGCTCCGGGGGAAGGCGCTGCGCCATGCGGCATTTGGGGCAGATGAACTCGGTCATGCCGGGGGCCACGGCGAGGACGCCGCGGCAGCCGGCGCAGCGCACCTGGACGGCCGCGGGggcggccgccgccggggaaggggaaccgccgccgccggccatcgcaGGAAGGGGGAGAGCCGGAGAGGATTTCGGCAGTGGAGGTTTTTTTTGCTCGCAGGAGGGTTTGGTGAAAGA
The sequence above is drawn from the Triticum aestivum cultivar Chinese Spring chromosome 7A, IWGSC CS RefSeq v2.1, whole genome shotgun sequence genome and encodes:
- the LOC123148556 gene encoding protein FORGETTER 1; its protein translation is MAGGGGSPSPAAAAPAAVQVRCAGCRGVLAVAPGMTEFICPKCRMAQRLPPELMPSSSPPKASPTPPPPQPPPLPPQPHSQPAPPPPPLPAASRRSGPRAQGVDPTKIQLPCARCKAILNVPHGLARFRCPQCDVDLAVDISKLQHFLAAAAPGPGFVPPPPPPAPPVPMPHMPFLPMMPPPRMPMAPMVPPPEPPEEINEVAFDVEREEDEGDTVGETFMDYRPPKLSLGLPHPDPVVETSSLSAVQPPEPTYSLAIMDELDETRALSCLQIETIVYACQRHLHHLPTGARAGFFIGDGAGVGKGRTIAGLIWENWQQGRHKALWISIGSDLKYDARRDLDDVGAKCVQVHALNKLPYSKLDSKATGITDGVVFVTYSSLIASSEKGYSRLRQLVEWCGSEYDGLVVFDECHKAKNLIPEAGGQPTRTGKSVLEIQEMLPEARVVYCSATGASEPRNLGYMVRLGLWGDGTSFQSFHQFLGALEKGGVGALELVAMDMKARGMYVCRTLSYKGVDFDVVEAPLEDRMMNMYRKAAEFWAELRVELLSANEYYAEDKSNSAQIWRLYWASHQRFFRHMCMSAKVPAVVKLVKEALAEERCVVVGLQSTGEARTEEAITKYGVEMEDFISGPRELLLKLVEDNYPLPPKPDCSQQGEDKVTEVQRKRHYGPDVSLKGRVRKLAKMEDSDDGMDAHSPLESDHELTDSEEELHMCQICNTEEEKSLLLHCSNCATSVHPGCPIPPWTGTLTDDWLCYACKEIIEGYFKERDAYMAELSKRYDSAVDRKSKILEIIRALDLPNNPLDDIIDQLGGPDNVAEITGRRGMLIRASDGKGVVYQARNTKEIALDMINMHEKQLFMDGEKFIAIISEAGSAGVSLHADRRVKNQRRRVHITLELPWSADRATQQFGRTHRSNQTSAPVYRILFTNLGGEKRFASIVAKRLESLGALTQGDRRAGPSLSAFNYDSSYGKKALTLMYRGIMEQDAFPVVPLGCSENQSSLQEFITRSKAALVAVGIIRDAVICIGKHGGKLTGRIVDSDMHDVARFLNRILGLAPNIQNRLFDLFTSILDVVIQNARSEGRLDSGIVDIKAKRVEMKEPPKTVHVDSLSGASTVLFTLTIDRGVTWESAKAMLEERQKDGACSSNEGFYESRREWMGRRHFILAFEGSTEGMYRVTRPAVGEASKEMPLAELEGKYKKASSSGKTGEGWQEEYDVSSKQCMHGPKCRLGSDCTVGRRLQEINVLGGLILPVWGAVEKALNKQARQAHKRIRVVRLETTDDNHRIVGLVIPNTAVESVLEGLQWVQDIDE